One Nicotiana tabacum cultivar K326 chromosome 23, ASM71507v2, whole genome shotgun sequence genomic window, AATAGTGTTGTCAGAGATTAGCAAATTTTATCTTCTTTGACCAATATATATAATCTGCCAAAATAACCAAAGGTTAATGAAGGTTCCTCGTGTTCTGATATGTCAATATTTTTCAAGTTCAGTTTTCTTTCAGTAGTTTTTGGGTCATTATTGTCTGTATATCTTAACTAACATACTCCTTCCAAATGTCAACTGTGTAAATCGTATCGCAGAAAAATATCATTTTGATGTCATTGCTATGAACTTTTCTTTTCTCCTCTAGAGCTTACTATTTCTAATACTTTAGATGTTTGCGTTTATGACCTGAACTGAAGTGCACTTCtctgcactctaattcactgtcCAGAAGTTTTATAAAGGTCAAAGATGAGATGGATACTGATGAGTCTTCACCTTTCTTGATCTTCTATCTTTTTGTACAGATTAATGTGATGTTGAAGGAAATGCCAAATGAGGAATTCGGACCTGGAATCAGTATTAGGGAGTACTCATTATTCGAGAATCCATCAATGCCACAAGAGGTGTTCCGTTAGCGTCATACCTTGTCTACTCCAGAAGCTTGCATCATATAGTAAATAGATTAATTCTCTCTTGTTATCTTTTCAGGTGAAAAAGTCGTGGCTTGATGTACATCTCTGCCATGAAGGGTCACTGGGCTGTCAGGTTAACAGTACTAGTCAAACTGGGGTTCTCAAACTTCCCAAACACACTAATGAAGAAACGGTATATCTGATTTATCTCTTCCCTTTTTTCTTGGACCAGGTCAACCCATCCCCTTATACCACTTTTTGGAGGGCTCTATAACTGGATCAACCCTCTCGTCTTAGTAATTCTGATTTCTTATCAGAAACAGATTACTACTATTGGCAAGAAGACAAACTTTCACAAAATAGTAGACAACAGTGCTTACAAATCGATGTCGTAAATTTGCTCCTTTCAGTAAGACCTGAAGTAGTTGGCGATGGATTAGATATTTTCCCACTGCTACAAAACCAAGTACTACCATAGAAATGAAATATGTACAAGTGACAAGACACCCAGAAGAAAAAACTGGGGGAGATGTGACAAGCGTAATACCTGATGCCTTGATAGTTTGAATAGTAACAACTAGGAATTTTATCTGGTTCAATGGCTGGCAACTTCACCCACCCTAGAGTTGGCAGTGATTCAATTCTTACCAAGAAATACATTTCCCTTCCCCTTCCCTGGAACCTCATTCATTGTACTCGGGAAAAGGAGGGGAGGGTAGAAACAGCAACATAATGTTACGTCTTCTAAAACTTTACACTTTAATGAGCTCCTCATGTGCTTTTAGAAAGTATTAGTGTCACCAAATAGAAATAGCCATTTAAGTTCTAAACTTTGTTTATTATAAACAGTTGAAGACGGTATTCTCCAAGTTTAACGATGTGAAAGTAATCCAGTTCTCATCAATGCAAGATGCCTTTGATGGCTTCACGGACAAGGTAATATCCCCACATTCTCCTCTCCTTCCCCCACCTTTCTCTCTCCCTTTCAGtctttatatattaatttttgaTTAAATGAAACCGAGAATAATGTGTACTGAATTTGTAACAGACAAGGGAAGAACAATTCAGGAACCGTGTCAAGAGGTATGTAGGCATTTGGTGCTGTGTGGAGAATCACACACCAGGTCATATATACTATGATATGTATTGGGATGAGAAACCTGGTTGGAAAGCAGCAGCTCCCAACTCTACTGAAGATGATCATCCGCCTTGGTGAGGCTTCTTGACCGTCAAGCATGGACTCCATGAGTATTACCCTCCTCAGAACTGTGTAAAATTCTGTTTCAATGCCTCTTAACATCTTGCACTTCAAGAGGGCTGTAACAATGTTTCATAGAGAATGTACGTTTTAATTCATAGGCTTGGTATGGAGGATTAGTCCTTGATTAGGATAGGAAATATTTGCTTTTTTTGTGTACAAGCAAGAGATTTGATTGTTCAGACATAGGAAGTACAATAAGATGAATGTATGATCCTGATCTGAGCAATTTTCCTTGCTCGGAACTCAGAAGTTAGCGGTGTAAATTTTTCTGTAACATTTTTCTCAGGCTATAAGATTTCTGTTTTATAGGCTAAAAAGTGCTATCCATGTTGAATTATGTGATATCTCATCTAAAAACGTAAATAGTTAGAACATACTTTTGTTACTGCTGATGCAGTGGGGTTTATACTATTGAGACAAAACAACAAATCAACAAATCAACAACAGTTCAACCATGGCCTgagagttcaaccatacaaaataatcgatctttataaaaaataaaaaataaaagatgtTAAAAAATCGATTTCAGCTAGCTAAGTAAAATGATATATGTGTTTGAATTTTTTAACATATTATATATTTTAACATCTTAACATTTTATGTGTTTTAacattttttctgcttctcaaaaactatttttgcttcttctcaaaagtacttttttttctttctaaaagcttggccaaacacctcaatttttagaaaaaagtacttttggcctaagttgctcggacacgggtgcGGACTAAAAATTggatccttcgagatgtaaatCCTAAGATTCGAGGATACGGATCCTAGTACGAATACGGGTGAGGGGATCCGGCTAAAActaatttacaaaaataaaaatagaaaaatatctctaaattatgagaaattttgcgGAATACTTAAGTATAGCCTATAAAATgtgaatttcttttttattctcaagttgtgtAGATAAGTAAATGATTGATTTCTTAGATAAAACAtactattttcttcaaatttactctagttttggttctgatttcgggaattgaattgtatctcgtctcgaattttttcatccgtcgtggtcaaagtacccaaaattatttgaccagatccggtacggatcccatacccacacccatactgATATCGTGTCGACACGGATACGGCGGCTAAACTTGCCATGTAACTTAGCTTTTGGCACTTTTGGCCCCAAAAAAGCATGGCATGCTAAATTTTATCTTACGTAATACTTTTTCCATTTCTAAATAGCACAccaaagcaaaaacaaaaaacatTCTCACAAACTCAACCTTGCCAAAGAGCCAAAACACCAAACGCAGTTAGCAGCTAGTATAAACAACAACCGGAAATATTGCAAAGAACATATCTGAGATGGGCATGTCATGACTCATGAAAAAGCTGTCCTGCAATGGATATAAAGCTTCTTTCTTCTGGAGATCATTGCCGAACAAATTCCCTCAACATGTACCACCACCTTTGCACTTCCTTTTTCGTAATCTTTCCCAAAAACCCATATTTACGCATACCCTTTTGCACATTAAATGCATTTTTATTACACGTGGGAATTCACAAGTTCGTGCTTACACTTATCTTGCCACCCaactgtttgataaaatgccGCATAGAAGAGTTCAAGATTTCAAGAATGCCAAAGGCCATGAAATATTTCAACTTGTTAATTTGGTTAAAGAAAGCCCTTATATCTTAAGTACTTCACAAGCACATGGCTTAGCGCTTAAAGCTGGCATGCTTGCTCATTTGCCCACTGTAACTACTCTCCTCATCATCTACTCAAGTACCAAACATTTTAGCTCTTCATTGGCTCTCTTTGCTGAAATTATAAGTAAAGATGTGGTAACATGGAATGCTATCATGACAGCATGCATAAAGAACAAGTATTTCGAATTTGCAGCGAAATTCTTTGCTGAAATGGTGAATGAAGGAAAGAAGTTTGATTCTTCCACGCTTGTTATTGTCGTTTCTGCCTTGTCTAATATGAGAGATTTGAGAAAGGGGATGATTGTTCATTGTTTAAGTTTGAAAATGGGAATGTTTTTGGATTCGCTTTTGGGAAATGCTCTTATTGATATTTATGCAAAATGTAGTGATTTGAGCTCATCGGAATGTGTTTTTCAAGAAGTAGAATGTAAAGATATTGTTTCATGGAATTCAATTATTAGTGGTTGTCTTTATAATGGTCATCCTGAGAAGTCCTTGTGGTACTTCAAGCAGATGGCTAGTTTGGAAAAAGGCGCTGATGGTGTGAGTCTTTCTTGTGCTATTGTGGCTTCTGCTTGTTTAGATGAGTTTAGTTGTGGTGAGGTTATTCAAGGATGGGGAATAAAGCTAGGGTATGAGGAAAGCTGCCACCTTTCAGTGGCAAATTCTCTCATTTCATTGTATTCCCAGTCTGGGGACGTTGTTGCTGCTGAAAATATCTTTAATATAATGAAGCAGAAGGATATAATAACATGGAATTCGATGATAAATGGATTCGCTTTGAATGGAAAATTCGGTGAAGCGTTTGATGCTCTTAATGAAATGCAGTTCATAAGAACTCTGAAACCTGATGCTGTGACATTAATTTCCATTATTCCGCTAGCTGCAGAATTCATGCTATTGAGAGAAGGGAAAGCTATTCATTGTTTCACCATCCGGAGAGAGATGGGAGCAGAACTGTCGGTGATGAATGCTCTCATGGATATGTATTTTAAGTGCAAAAGGGTCACGGACGCTGAGCATCTCTTCTTAAATATGGCAACGAAAGATCTAGTTTCATGGAATACCATAATATCTGGGTATTCCCAGAATGGCCTGTGTAGAGAAGCTCAGTCTTTGCTTAAGAAGTTCCATAGTTGGAACTCAGAATGCAGCTTGTCAACTCTTCTGGGAATTCTTCCTGCTTGTGATTCCCCCAACTCAATCCAATTTGGAAGGTTGATCCACTCATGGGAGGTGAAGTTGGGATTTTTAAATAATATCATCATAGTAAATTCCCTGATTTGCATGTATATTTCTTGTGGAGATCTAGTAGCTTCTTTCAAATTGCTGGAGGAGATAGCTTATATTGCTGATGTGGATAGCTGGAATACCA contains:
- the LOC107825807 gene encoding pentatricopeptide repeat-containing protein At4g19220, mitochondrial, producing the protein MKKLSCNGYKASFFWRSLPNKFPQHVPPPLHFLFRNLSQKPIFTHTLLHIKCIFITRGNSQVRAYTYLATQLFDKMPHRRVQDFKNAKGHEIFQLVNLVKESPYILSTSQAHGLALKAGMLAHLPTVTTLLIIYSSTKHFSSSLALFAEIISKDVVTWNAIMTACIKNKYFEFAAKFFAEMVNEGKKFDSSTLVIVVSALSNMRDLRKGMIVHCLSLKMGMFLDSLLGNALIDIYAKCSDLSSSECVFQEVECKDIVSWNSIISGCLYNGHPEKSLWYFKQMASLEKGADGVSLSCAIVASACLDEFSCGEVIQGWGIKLGYEESCHLSVANSLISLYSQSGDVVAAENIFNIMKQKDIITWNSMINGFALNGKFGEAFDALNEMQFIRTLKPDAVTLISIIPLAAEFMLLREGKAIHCFTIRREMGAELSVMNALMDMYFKCKRVTDAEHLFLNMATKDLVSWNTIISGYSQNGLCREAQSLLKKFHSWNSECSLSTLLGILPACDSPNSIQFGRLIHSWEVKLGFLNNIIIVNSLICMYISCGDLVASFKLLEEIAYIADVDSWNTMISGCTQKCHFSEALNAFKLMRLKFNINHDTITLVNVIPACGNLELTCEGKSIHALALKTSAGQDIRVQNALITMYGKLSDVESARVVFELCFHHNLCSWNCMISALAQNNNAKEAIEFFCLLEFEPNEITMATVLSAFRQLGVIRHGKQIHAHLIRCGFYKNAFVSAALVDMYSSCGRLDIARRVFQNSAERSVAAWNSMISAYGFHSNGQKAIEIFHEMIDSGLTPSKVTFINLLTACSHTGLVDQGYWHYTRMLDEFGVHPSTEHHVCVVDMLGRSGRLQQAYNFIKDLPSQPDPGIWGALLSACNYHGDLQLGKRVASILLLLEPENVGYHLALSNIYAASGSWKEAGELRDIVHLKGLKKSAGYSLIDVGSS